One Desulforhopalus sp. DNA segment encodes these proteins:
- a CDS encoding cysteine-rich CWC family protein gives MKALPNHTCPLCGKPNDCAAAKSGRLDIDCWCQHTQIDPESLALVPENLRHKACLCRECAAKAPAADNEHV, from the coding sequence ATGAAAGCACTGCCAAATCACACCTGCCCGCTCTGCGGCAAACCGAATGATTGTGCCGCAGCCAAATCCGGCCGCCTTGACATTGATTGCTGGTGTCAGCACACGCAAATAGACCCGGAATCACTCGCCCTCGTTCCGGAAAACCTGCGCCATAAGGCCTGCTTGTGCAGGGAGTGCGCAGCCAAAGCACCGGCTGCGGACAATGAGCACGTCTAA
- a CDS encoding OmpA family protein: MVFRSLFKSCTLVLGICLVVFPSSARSEATNVLSLLEGCLPVTIPATYDGWEAYNLLDDSLASGWANATGKTLNNVFVFEMAAGATLDSFEFDTAAADAEGAAAKDILVEISAQSASGGFAKVLQVTLANTTDGQKFKVEKALSGQWVRLTIKNNYGNTEYTEMFGFRGYGNRPDPGKSPEMSGTYSTNYADFHVRQQGTALAGCYEYNDGLLDGAIEGRVMKITWQEGPESKGPAIMVFSKEGNSFKGFWWRDKAEGNPAGTWDGTKKSTTVGSCPHWSGSLKGELQKKLKANGRASIYGIRFALDSAVIQAPSYPILTEIVDVLKADTSLRLTIEGHTDALGAAGHNQTLSEQRAASVKAYLVDKGVAGDRLATMGFGPSKPVAGNDNELGRAQNRRVELVRQ; this comes from the coding sequence ATGGTCTTTCGTTCCCTGTTTAAAAGCTGCACACTGGTTTTAGGTATCTGCCTGGTGGTTTTTCCGTCTTCAGCAAGAAGCGAGGCAACTAATGTACTTTCACTCCTCGAAGGCTGTCTGCCGGTCACCATCCCGGCGACGTATGATGGTTGGGAGGCCTATAATCTGCTGGACGATAGCCTGGCATCCGGTTGGGCCAATGCAACCGGCAAGACCCTGAACAACGTCTTCGTTTTTGAGATGGCCGCCGGTGCGACTCTTGATTCTTTCGAATTTGATACTGCCGCAGCGGATGCAGAGGGTGCGGCAGCAAAGGACATTCTGGTCGAGATCTCGGCGCAGTCGGCATCTGGGGGCTTTGCCAAGGTATTGCAGGTAACTCTTGCCAACACGACCGATGGGCAAAAATTCAAAGTCGAAAAAGCACTCTCCGGCCAATGGGTGCGCCTGACCATCAAGAACAACTACGGCAATACCGAGTATACCGAAATGTTCGGTTTTCGCGGCTACGGCAACCGGCCGGATCCAGGGAAATCCCCTGAAATGTCCGGGACATATTCAACAAACTATGCGGATTTTCATGTCCGCCAGCAGGGTACTGCCTTGGCCGGATGTTACGAATACAACGATGGCTTACTGGATGGAGCGATCGAGGGCCGGGTCATGAAAATCACCTGGCAGGAAGGTCCGGAAAGCAAAGGACCGGCGATAATGGTTTTTTCCAAAGAAGGAAACTCCTTTAAGGGTTTCTGGTGGCGTGACAAGGCCGAGGGCAACCCTGCTGGTACCTGGGACGGCACCAAAAAATCGACTACGGTCGGCAGCTGCCCGCACTGGTCCGGTTCCCTGAAAGGTGAGTTGCAGAAAAAGCTCAAGGCCAATGGCCGGGCGAGCATCTATGGAATCCGTTTTGCCCTGGACTCTGCTGTCATTCAGGCTCCATCCTATCCGATTCTCACGGAAATCGTCGATGTCCTGAAAGCCGATACCTCCCTTCGCCTTACCATTGAAGGACATACCGACGCCCTCGGCGCGGCCGGGCATAATCAGACACTTTCCGAACAACGGGCAGCATCAGTCAAGGCCTACCTGGTTGACAAGGGTGTGGCGGGCGACCGTTTGGCAACCATGGGTTTTGGGCCCAGCAAACCGGTGGCCGGTAATGACAATGAGCTTGGTCGCGCCCAGAACAGAAGGGTCGAGCTTGTCCGCCAGTAG